From the Pomacea canaliculata isolate SZHN2017 linkage group LG14, ASM307304v1, whole genome shotgun sequence genome, one window contains:
- the LOC112555419 gene encoding uncharacterized protein LOC112555419 yields the protein MRLTLLTTVVLSFFCQGVNSFEWISDLQDGAGVYACVDDTVTMRWRYAVQEGEVVEDVKWYFDPGNNNRTAIAAIVENRFFHLSSSNSKRLHHVPEAGLTLTSVTGRDNGQYSVAVTVQNSSCFTTHTRTVSLVVAEGKNL from the exons ATGAGGCTAACATTGTTGACGACGGtcgttctttcctttttctgtcaaG GAGTAAACTCTTTTGAGTGGATCTCTGACCTCCAAGATGGCGCTGGTGTCTACGCGTGTGTAGATGACACTGTCACCATGAGGTGGCGGTACGCGGTGCAGGAGGGAGAAGTGGTTGAGGATGTCAAGTGGTACTTTGACCCAGGAAACAACAACCGTACAGCTATCGCCGCCATCGTTGAAAATCGCTTTTTCCACCTCTCCTCCTCTAACTCTAAGAGACTCCACCATGTACCGGAAGCAGGACTGACGCTGACCTCTGTCACCGGAAGAGATAACGGACAATACTCGGTGGCGGTGACCGTTCAGAACTCATCATGTTTcactacacacacgcgcactgTGTCTCTTGTAGTAGCAGAAGGCAAGAACTTGTAG
- the LOC112555614 gene encoding uncharacterized protein LOC112555614: MRRTLLTTIVLLIFCRGVNSFEWISDLQDGADIYACVDDTVTMSWRYAVQEGEVVEDVKWYFDPGNNSRTAIAAIVENLFFPLSSSYSNRLYYAPEEGITLTLVTGRDSGQYSVAVTVLNSSCFATHMRTVSLVVAEEALVDHSKALKAQQERLTVHDNKTGQLHVQLSCGDYIITGHPPVSVEWTFPSGETQLVSTHIDGKFFLTLPNPVEGGNYTCRLSSKLPPVSCLPHNASVLEVSSVTVDEVKVRLSLLEGEQEIIKTDKQEMMTEMDRLREENQNLTEIINSQQRYFLELGSKNVMFEGRLSGNLYINSGQRVVFSQAREMKEMPTIQLQECLLPPLMRLTSLCSPQPTQPAIMARHHQQHYCL, translated from the exons ATGAGGCGAACATTGTTGACGACCATTGTTCTTTTGATTTTCTGTCGAG GAGTAAACTCTTTTGAGTGGATCTCTGACctccaagatggcgctgacatCTACGCGTGTGTAGACGACACAGTCACCATGAGCTGGCGGTACGCGGTACAGGAGGGAGAAGTGGTTGAGGATGTCAAGTGGTACTTTGACCCAGGAAACAACAGCCGTACAGCTATCGCCGCCATCGTCGAAAATCTCTTTTTCCCTCTGTCCTCCTCTTACTCTAACAGACTATACTATGCACCGGAAGAAGGAATTACACTGACCCTTGTCACCGGAAGAGACAGCGGACAATACTCGGTGGCGGTGACTGTCCTCAACTCATCATGTTTCGCCACGCACATGCGCACTGTGTCTCTTGTAGTAGCAGAAG AGGCCCTGGTTGACCACAGCAAGGCTCTGAAAGCACAACAGGAGCGTTTGACGGTCCACGACAACAAGACTGgccagctgcacgtgcagctgtcGTGTGGAGATTACATCATCACTGGACACCCGCCTGTCTCTGTGGAATGGACG TTTCCTTCTGGTGAAACACAACTTGTCTCAACGCACATCGACGGTAAATTTTTTCTGACCTTGCCCAACCCCGTGGAGGGAGGTAACTACACGTGTCGCCTGTCCTCCAAGTTACCGCCCGTGTCGTGCCTACCCCACAATGCCAGTGTGCTTGAAGTCTCTTCAGTGACTGTGGACGAGGTGAAGGTGAGGCTGTCACTGCTGGAAGGCGAGCAGGAGATTATAAAGACAGATAAACAAGAGATGATGACAGAAATGGACCGACTGAGAGAGGAGAACCAGAACCTCACGGAAATCATCAACTCTCAACAGAGATACTTCCTTG AACTTGGCTCCAAGAATGTCATGTTTGAAGGCCGTCTAAGTGgcaatttatatattaattcCGGACAGCGCGTGGTGTTTTCTCAAGCTAGAGAAATGAAGGAAATGCCTACAATACAGCTACAGGAGTGTTTACTGCCCCCTTTAATGCGACTTACTTCTTTGTGCTCACCGCAGCCCACACAGCCAGCTATTATGGctcgtcatcatcaacagcatTATTGTCTTTAA
- the LOC112555615 gene encoding complement C1q tumor necrosis factor-related protein 5-like, with protein sequence MTDNIKILNSQQRNARKLWSKKVMFDASGSESNVYIDSGDPVVFDQVRRNEGNAYNPATGVFTAPFNGTYFFVLTAAAYQHYSSVLLSLGDNGSTFCQVETTNTAKSCVATVYRAKGQQVWVRSSRSSHLNFRFSSFVGFSLHLDIP encoded by the exons ATGACTGATAATATAAAGATTCTGAACTCTCAACAGAGAAATGCCCGAA AGCTTTGGTCCAAGAAGGTCATGTTTGACGCCAGTGGAAGTGAAAGCAATGTATATATTGATTCTGGAGATCCCGTGGTGTTTGATCAAgtgagaagaaatgaaggaaatgcTTACAATCCAGCTACAGGAGTGTTTACTGCCCCTTTTAATGGGACTTATTTCTTTGTGCTCACCGCAGCCGCATACCAACACTATAGCTCAGTCTTATTATCTTTAGGTGACAATGGCTCGACATTCTGTCAAGTGGAAACTACAAATACTGCAAAAAGCTGTGTAGCCACAGTGTACCGAGCAAAGGGTCAACAGGTGTGGGTGAGGAGTTCTAGAAGCTCTCATTTAAATTTTCGTTTCAGTTCTTTCGTTGGCTTTTCCTTGCACCTTGACATCCCATAA